In uncultured Bacteroides sp., one genomic interval encodes:
- the pnuC gene encoding nicotinamide riboside transporter PnuC, whose product MDYLEIIGTLIGLLYLYLEYKASIYLWFAGVVMPLVYIYVFYAAGLYADMGINIYYLLAGLYGLVMWMKKSDQKEGEERPISYTPVKYFLPIIIIFAILFVGIAFILTRYTDSTVPYADSFVTALSIIGMWLLAYKYIEQWLVWIVVDVACCALYLYKGLYPTTILYGLYSVIAVFGYFKWKKMMLYNALNDEKIPVTDNR is encoded by the coding sequence ATGGATTATCTTGAAATTATAGGCACACTGATAGGCTTGCTTTATCTCTACTTAGAGTATAAAGCAAGTATCTATTTGTGGTTTGCCGGAGTTGTTATGCCGCTTGTATACATATATGTGTTTTATGCTGCGGGGCTTTATGCAGATATGGGTATTAATATCTATTATTTACTGGCCGGTTTGTACGGGCTGGTGATGTGGATGAAAAAGTCCGACCAAAAAGAAGGAGAGGAGCGACCTATTTCTTATACTCCGGTTAAATACTTCTTGCCGATAATTATTATCTTTGCCATACTTTTTGTTGGAATAGCTTTTATCCTGACTCGTTATACTGACAGTACGGTTCCTTATGCAGACTCATTTGTTACTGCTTTAAGTATTATTGGAATGTGGTTGCTGGCATATAAGTATATTGAGCAATGGCTGGTTTGGATTGTTGTGGATGTTGCTTGTTGTGCTTTGTATCTTTACAAAGGTCTGTATCCTACAACTATTCTCTACGGTTTGTATTCTGTGATTGCTGTATTTGGCTATTTCAAATGGAAAAAGATGATGTTATATAATGCTTTGAATGATGAAAAAATACCCGTTACTGACAATCGCTAA
- a CDS encoding TonB-dependent receptor yields MKVQMLVGLTLIGSSSFAQVKDSLRLVRLQEVQVVGTRATAKTPVAFSNVSKDQIKKQNFGQDIPFLLTMTPSVVATSDAGAGVGYTGIRVRGTDASRINVTANGVPLNDAESHTLYWVDMPDFASSIEDLQIQRGAGTSTNGAGAFGASINMKTESISALPYAEINGSYGSFNTHKETFKVGTGLLKSRWAFDARLSNLASDGYIDRASTDLKSFFAQAGYYGDNDIFKFIVFGGKEKTYHAWNGNEDLAGKGRRYNPCGEIEDADGNVIGFYKDQTDNYIQTNYQMLYTHIFSPKWNMNLTLHYTDGEGYYQEYKNKRSFEEYGLQPFVYYGTLIEKSDLVRQKRMDNGFGGGVFSFNYSSGRLQASLGGAANEYKGNNYGRVIWVKNYFNTVLDPDHEYYRNKADKTDANIYLKASYELLNGLSAYGDLQYRYIHYTIDGLNDKWDWTKTPGGMQTLAVDNNYNFFNPKAGLFWQMNKNNSAYASFSVAHKEPTRNNFTDAKFGKTPSSERLFDYEAGYTYNDSRFLVGVNFYYMKYKDQLILTGQTNDIGEPLADNVPDSYRVGMEYMLGAKITSWLRWDGNATLSQNKINDYTEYLDNYDANWKPLYTQTSNYVGKTTIAYSPNVIANSMFTFTYKNWDAALQSSYVGKQYLSNSQQEDCVLDAYFVNNLRLGYTFSLPAFKSIHLALSINNLFNEKYESNGYGYSSYVINADKSKVRYNGAGYFAQAGTNILAGITLKF; encoded by the coding sequence ATGAAAGTACAGATGCTTGTCGGCTTAACACTGATTGGCTCATCGTCTTTTGCGCAGGTTAAGGATAGCCTGCGTTTGGTAAGACTGCAGGAAGTGCAGGTAGTAGGAACACGCGCAACGGCTAAGACTCCGGTTGCATTCTCAAATGTTAGTAAGGATCAAATTAAAAAGCAGAACTTTGGGCAGGATATTCCCTTCTTGCTTACTATGACTCCTTCGGTGGTAGCAACATCAGATGCTGGAGCAGGAGTGGGGTATACGGGTATACGAGTTCGTGGAACGGATGCTTCACGTATTAATGTTACTGCCAACGGCGTGCCTTTGAACGATGCCGAGTCTCACACGCTTTATTGGGTAGATATGCCCGATTTTGCTTCGTCTATTGAAGATCTTCAGATTCAGCGCGGAGCTGGAACTTCGACCAATGGTGCCGGTGCTTTTGGAGCAAGTATTAATATGAAAACGGAATCTATTTCAGCACTTCCTTATGCCGAAATTAATGGTTCGTATGGATCATTTAATACGCACAAGGAAACTTTTAAAGTGGGTACCGGATTACTGAAAAGCCGCTGGGCTTTCGATGCCAGATTATCTAATCTTGCTTCAGACGGATATATTGACCGGGCTTCTACAGATTTGAAATCTTTCTTTGCTCAGGCTGGATATTATGGTGATAACGACATCTTTAAATTTATTGTTTTCGGCGGAAAGGAAAAAACTTATCATGCTTGGAATGGTAATGAAGACCTCGCAGGAAAAGGTCGCAGATATAATCCTTGCGGTGAGATTGAGGATGCTGACGGAAATGTGATTGGTTTTTATAAAGACCAGACTGATAACTATATTCAGACTAATTATCAGATGCTTTACACTCATATATTCTCACCAAAGTGGAATATGAACCTGACATTGCATTATACAGATGGAGAAGGATATTATCAGGAATATAAGAACAAAAGATCTTTCGAAGAATACGGACTTCAGCCTTTTGTATATTATGGAACTCTGATAGAAAAGAGTGACTTAGTTCGTCAGAAAAGAATGGATAATGGTTTTGGCGGAGGAGTGTTCTCCTTTAATTATTCTTCCGGCCGTTTACAGGCTTCTTTAGGTGGAGCTGCTAACGAATACAAGGGTAATAATTACGGTAGAGTAATCTGGGTGAAGAATTATTTTAATACTGTGCTTGATCCTGATCATGAATACTATCGTAACAAAGCCGATAAAACAGATGCTAATATTTATTTGAAAGCAAGCTATGAATTGCTTAATGGATTGAGTGCTTACGGTGATTTGCAGTATCGATATATTCATTATACTATTGATGGTTTGAATGATAAATGGGACTGGACCAAGACTCCGGGCGGAATGCAGACTTTGGCAGTAGATAACAATTATAACTTCTTTAATCCGAAAGCTGGTTTGTTTTGGCAGATGAATAAAAATAATTCTGCTTATGCTTCATTCTCAGTGGCTCATAAAGAACCTACCCGTAATAACTTTACGGATGCTAAGTTTGGCAAAACTCCTTCTTCAGAAAGATTGTTCGATTATGAAGCCGGATATACATACAATGATTCCCGATTTCTTGTAGGTGTGAACTTCTACTACATGAAGTATAAAGATCAGCTTATTCTTACCGGTCAGACAAATGATATTGGTGAACCACTGGCTGATAATGTTCCTGATAGTTACCGTGTAGGTATGGAATATATGCTTGGTGCAAAGATTACTTCCTGGTTGAGATGGGATGGAAACGCAACTTTAAGTCAGAATAAGATTAATGACTATACTGAATATCTTGATAATTATGATGCAAACTGGAAGCCATTGTATACTCAAACATCTAACTACGTAGGAAAAACAACAATTGCTTATTCGCCAAATGTAATAGCAAATAGCATGTTTACATTTACTTATAAGAACTGGGATGCAGCACTTCAATCAAGTTATGTAGGTAAACAATACCTATCTAACTCACAACAAGAAGATTGTGTTCTCGATGCTTACTTTGTAAATAACCTCCGTTTAGGATATACGTTCAGTCTGCCTGCATTTAAATCAATTCATTTAGCTCTTTCAATCAATAATCTGTTTAATGAGAAGTATGAAAGCAACGGATATGGATATAGTTCATATGTGATAAATGCAGATAAGAGTAAAGTACGCTATAACGGTGCCGGTTATTTTGCTCAGGCAGGAACAAACATTTTGGCCGGAATTACGTTGAAATTCTGA